The Xenorhabdus poinarii G6 nucleotide sequence AAGATCCAACGATAGCGATATATCACAGACTATATGCTTTAGGTGCAAGCCTTACTTATAAGCAACAGTAATCCGTGGCAAATGCACTCATGCTTGAACCTTTAATTGGGAAGTCCCCAAATGTAATGTCCCCTGAATGGTTTGATGATTTACGTAATATTACCCGAATTCTGGATAAAAAATTGGCGAAGTGCCTGTTCCAAGAGCAAAGTTTTGGTGCACACCAAAAACCGCTCTAAGAAGGAACAGGCAATGAACAAACTAGTTGAAATTTTCTGCGATGTCGATGACTTTTGTCGTTTTTCTATTCCTCAATGGGAACAGTTTTGTCTTAATAAGGGGCATCGTCTACGCCGCAGGCAAGGTCACATGTATCCCAGTGAAATGATGACCATCCTGATCCGCTTTCACATGTCGCATTACCGTGATTTTAAACATTTTTATCTGGAGCATATTTGGAAATATCATCATCACGATTTTCCAACTTTGCTCAGTTATACCCGTTTTGTCAGTGTTTCCCCTTCCGTTTTAGTGCCGCTGTGCAGTTATCTGACTCAGTTAAAAGGAAAGCCCACGGGGATCGCTTTTATTGATTCCACGAGTTTACGCGTGTGCCATAACATTCGTATTCCCCGCCATAAGGTGTTTGAGGGGGTGGCACAGCGAGGAAAAACCTCGATAGGGTGGTTTTACGGTTTCAAATTACACTTGATTGTTAACCATCAGGGCGAAATTCTGGCACTCAAAATCACCGCCGGTAATGTGGATGATCGGGAACCGGTTCGCGAATTAGCAAAAGAATTAACGGGTTCTCTTTATGGTGACAAAGGCTATCTTAGTCAAGAACTGGCAGGTGCTTTAGCGCAAGCGGGTGTAACGTTCATGACGAAAAAGCGCCGTCACATGAAAGCGCAAGTGCTGGCTGAATGGGATAATATAATGTTATCAAAGCGTTTTATTATTGAAACAATTAATGGGCAATTAAAAACCATTTCTCAAATAGAGCATTCCTGGCACCGAAGTATAAAAGGATTTCTATTGACCGTTTTAGGTGGTGTCATTGCTTACTGCCTAAAATGGAAGAAACCGTCACTGAAAGTTTTCTACTCAGAAGAAGATTTTCCAATGACGGCTTAAACGGAATTCGGATTATTTTAGCAAGATCTCATACTTACTCGCATATGGAATATTTCGACTATATTCAAAATTAGCTTTTCGGCTCATATCATTGTAGAACCGTTTTTCATTTGCCCCGGTTTTTCCAGTGCCATTGAGTGAATACAATAACGTGAATTTTTATTTTTTTATTTTTTTATTTTGTGACTCATCAAAAATCTTTATTATCCCTGTCCTCAATACCTCATAATAAATGGAGATTTTATGCATTGGTTTTTACGCACAGCGGTTTTTACACTTGTCTTACTGGGTGTGAGTTATAGCATTTATAGCCGTTTTTTCCCTTATGTAACAAACGAAAACAGGAAAGAAGAGATTGAAGTCACCACGCAAAACACGCTCCTACCGGTGACCAGTGAAGACTGGGGGATCATTCTGGGGGCGCCCTATGCGGTTTTTAATGGTCATGTGGTTAATGATTATACGCCTGAAATCGCCGAGGATAATGGCTTATCGTCGGCATGGGGGATCAAAAACCGGCAGGATTTACTTCAGCAATTATTTTGGCTCATTATGGAAGGGCACTCTACTGATTATTATGAAATAAGAGATACTGTTATTCACCTATCAAAAAACGATTTCGACATGTTATTGAGCAATATTGAAAAAAGTCAGTGGGATGAAACGGAAAAACAAGAACTCATTTGGCAATATAAAATGATGTATCACAATACCCATGACATTCAAAACATGGAATATCTGGCTTGGGATTATGTCCGGTTCAGTATGTTATGTTTAGAAGGTGCCCGATTGAAATATATCACCAAAGAAGAAGCTCAATCCTGGACGCGGATGTTAGCCCCGCGTCTGCGTAAAATGTATACGGGATGGGATGATTTGTGGCATCATTTATTTATCACACGTTGGTTCTGGTCGGCTCAGGATAAGCAATGGACAAGCAGCCAATCAGATTACCTTGCTATCGTGGATAATTTATTACAGGACAAGAGCAGCCCTGTGAACGTGATTCAATGGGATGTACCACTTTCCTCCACGGATACTACGTCATTTTCTGAGGCGCTGGTAAGCTTGCAATTACCTAAGTCCATGGTCACTTTAGAATTAGAAGGTGATGACGATGTTACTGTCGGGGTCGATGAATTAAATGAAATTATTCGAGCACATCTGAATATCTCTCCCCCTAAATGATATCTAAAATATAAAACATACAGGGGCACTGTGATCTGTGCCCCTGATAATCACTCTGGTGTTTTAGGCCCGTCAATATCTGGTACTGACGAACAGTCAATACGGTTCAGCAGCACACAGTTTTTTTCCACTCAGTGAGCATGGTCTGTTCTCTGTTAATGGACATATTGAGGTCTACGGCATATTGTAGCGGGCTATTGAGTTATTGGCCTGAGATAGACAATGCTGTTTTTCTGATTCCAGCTGCTATTGCAATTGCGTAGATGTTGGGGACGGATTTGTTATTCCGTCGGTCTCTTCCTCTGTAATCGGGAGTAACCCCGATCCAATCCGCTTTCTTCTCTTACTCAACGCATTCAGCTCTTATCATGACATCATGATAAGATTGTCGCTAAGCGTAAACTTGATAGACTCAGTGACAGAGTTTTTCCTCTTTCGCATATCGGGTTGGTGCTTTCGGAGACGTACGTTCGCAGACAATATAGCCCGCTCCCAACAACTTGAAATGCATATACCAAGATAATGGAATACTCATGATCAACCCAATTAACTCAATGGCGAGAAAAAAGCCCATAATCCGTTCGTGCAGTGTTGTCGATTTTTTCTTTTTTTTCTTTGTTCTGGTTTTTTCTAGTTTTTTTAGTTTTTCTGGCGTGAGAATTATGCCCAGATAGATTCCAAAAAGTAAAAAATACAGTATGAATGGCGAGGAAAAAACAAGCATGAACATGACCCAAGAAGATTCAACCCGGTCTTCCATCTTAAACGCCGCTATCAGTTCACTGCCCGCAGTGAAAACAACAAAAACCATGACTACTAACATGACTAATAAAAATAAAATAGTGCCAACCCTTTTTTCTGTTGTCATGGCTTTCTTCCCTATGTATTCGACGTGTTGTCCTGATTATGCTGATGGTCATCAGAATTTCAAAACATCATTCTATTATCAATACTAGGCCGTGTCCCTTAATGTAAATTGGTAGTATTATCATCTAAACGGTTTTCAATATAGGAAAAGATGATGGCACGCTACGACATTCCTGATGACGCATGGATATTGATAGAATCTTGTTTGCCCCTGGTTCATTCAGAACGGGCAGGACGTCCCTATGTTGAACACCGTCGTGTGATGAATGGGATGTTCTGGGTATTGTGCTCTGGAGCACCGTGGCGCGACTTACCGGAACGCTATGGGCCTTGGAAAACGGTCTATAACCGATTTAATCGTTGGTCAAAATCGGGCATTATCAACAAGATATTTAATCGGTTACTGTCCGTTCTGGATGAAAAAGGGTTGATTGACTGGACTGAAATTTGCCTGGATGGTAGCCATATTCGCGCCAGTAAAGAGGCCGCCGGCGCGAAAAAAAACAGCCCGATATCGCTGACGATCATGCGCTGGGTCGCTCACGCGGTGGTTATGGCACCAAAATCCACCTGGCAACCGACCGAAAGGGTTTTCCCCTCAACCTAATATTGACCGCAGGGCAAGCCCATGAAAGTCAATCCGCCATTCCATTGCTCGATGGCATTGGCGTCCAACGCAAAAATGGTTTCATGAAACGACGTGGCAAAGCCGTGCTGGCCGATAAAGGTTATTCGGGCGGAAAACTGCGCGGTTATCTGCGTAAATTGAGGGTCAAGAGCATTATTCCGTATAAAATCAATGAAAAAGGCAGTACTAATGGCCGCACAAAATTTGATAAACAGGCTTATCGTGACCGGAATGTGGTCGAACGCTGTTTCGGTTTTCTGAAAGGGAATCGGCGTATCGCAACCCGTTACGAAAAAACCGCCCGGAACTATTTATCGATGGTGAAATTAGGCTGTATTCGACTCTTTTACAAGCGGTTATATAATTAAGGGACACAACCTAGTACTACAGCCGTAATTGTTCTGTAAGCCGATGATTTCCCCGGCGACGATAATGACATTGTTGTGCCCGGTATTGATGCCGTCGTCGCCAGTCTGACCAATGTAAAACCTGTTCGATTGTTTCTCCCGCTTTTTCCATCAGCTTTGACAACAGCTTACGCAATTCCGCTACACTGAGCGGAACCTGGCCTGCCGGTGTTTTTTTTCTCCTCTACCCGCAGAACCGCCAGGACTGCATGGGCCAGTAACGACAAGGTAATATGCCGGTGCCAACTCTGCCATCGCCGCACTTCGTAGTGATCCAGTCCACATTTCCCTTTGATTTCCTTAAAGCCACTTTCGATTTCCCAGCGACAACCCGCCACCTGAACCAGCGTATTAAGATCCGCCTGTTCTCGCAAGGCATACACCACATAGTAAGCCCGTTCCTGTCTACTATCCCGGCTGCGGCGAACCAACAGATAATGACCATAACGCCGCTCCTCTTCACTGAGCTGTAAACGCCATAATGGCACAACAGCCCAGTCATACTCTCGCTCACCTTTTGTTCCCGTTCCCGCTGAGCGTGTTTTCCAGTCAGTGGCAGTCAACGTATCGGCAATCCGTTCAGCACGGAGATATTTGGGTCCTTGCCACCATAAAGGGGTATTACAGGGAATGGCTAACACGAAGGGCGGGTGTCGGGACGCCAGCCAGACCCTCAGACGACGGTCACGGCCATACACTTCATCCGCGGTCACCCAGCGACAGGGCACGCCAGCATCCCATGTCCGTTCCAGCATCTGCCGGGCTAACTGGGGTTTCGTTGCAAACGTGACACTGGCCGGGATACCCGCAGCTTCACAGCGGGCACGGTCATCGATCCACTGGCGAGGCAGGTATAAGGCCCGGTCAATAAAAGCATGACCGCCGTGGCCGCCGTAACACAGAAATACGCCTATCTGGCTGTTTTCTACTCGTCCAGCGGTCCCACTATACTGACGCTGTACCCCGGCAGAATGGGTCCCTTTTTTGATAAAACCGGTTTCATCAAGGATGAGAACCCCCTGTTCATCGCCCAAATGTTCAGTGACATAATCCCGCAGGATATCGCGGGCCATCTCGACATCCCAATCAGCGCGTTCCAGCAAATATTGAATGCCATCGGGGGAACTTTCCCCTAGCCATTCAGCCAGTTGCCAGCTATTTTTACGTTCAACATCACTGAGCAATCCCCGAAGATAGGCGAGGCTGCGTTGTCGTGGGCCGGTAGAGTGAAATAAGGGAGCCAGACGGGCATGTAATGCCTGTAGCGCCTGTTCCCAGATTTTGGCAGGGGATGGCATGTGACACCACCTTTGATTTAAGGAAGAAGAACCCCATCATGGCACAATATGGATTACGGCTGTAGTACTAACAATTGGCTAAATATCATAACAACGTCCATCAAGGCTCTAAATGTGAGTATCCCGCTAAAAAGTATCATTGACTTTCAGCGATCTTCCGCCATCCCTTTATCCGATGGTATTGACATACAGCGCAAAAATGGTTTTATAAAGCGGTGCTGGCTGATAAAGGCTATCCGAGCGAAAAACGCCGCAGTTATCTGCGTCAATTAAGAATAAAGAGCATGAATTTGTTTGTACATTTGGAGTGGATATGAACTACTACGCAGAGGATCACTTCTAGGTAACGTAAATAGCCTTGGAAGTGTTATGAAAAAACTTAAATTACAGTATAAAAATTCTGAGATATTCTCGGGAATAAGACGTGATTGGAAAAATTACTGCCGACTTTTGCTATGACCACCCAATCAATACATTCAGTCAATATGGCAAGCAACTTATTTTACCCAAGCTCAGGAAGAGAAAAGCTTAGAGTGTGATTCTTTTCACGCTTTATGTACAAAGCGAGTAAAACTAGGAAATATTCCTAATTCAACTAGGAGCTTAGCTCAAGCCAACCTTTCTTCAGTTTTTTAAACTGCACGGTAATAACCATACCTATAAAGATGATATCTACGAAAATTTTCGCTTTCTGGCGACTTATCTTTTTCATCCGCTTTAAAAAGATGTTTTTCTCATGGTCACCTAAGGATTCTCAAATGCTTAAGATTCTAGAACAAATTCGTAAACCGACACTGGATCTACCAGTGGAAGTACGCCGTAAAATGTGGTTTAAACCTTTCATGCAGTCATATTTGGTGGTTTTTATCGGCTATATGGCGATGTATTTAGTCCGTAAGAACTTTAATATCGCCCAAAACGATATGATCTCGACTTATGGCTTGTCGATGACGCAGCTCGGGTTAATAGGATTAGGTTTTTCTATTACTTACGGTATTGGTAAAACGGCTGTTGCTTATTATGCCGACGGCAAAAATACCAAACAATTTTTGCCATTTATGTTGATCTTGTCTGGCCTTGCCATGTTAGGGTTTAGCATGAGCATGGGACATTCCAGCATCAGTATTTTCCTGATGGTGGCATTTTATGCATTGAGTGGTTTTTTCCAAAGTATAGGCGGGCCTGCCAGCTATTCCACCATTACAAAATGGACGCCTCGCAATAAGCGTGGAACCTATCTGGGGTTATGGAATATGTCGCATAACGTAGGAGGCGCCGCCGCCGCTGGGGTAGCACTTTTTGGTGCCAACTATTTCTTTAATGGTCATGTGATCGGGATGTTTATTTTCCCTTCGATTATTGCGCTCATTATTGGCTTTATTGGGCTACGTTATGGCAGCGATTCGCCAGAAAGTTATGGTTTGGGCAAGGTAGAAGAGTTATTTGATGAAACCATCAGCGAAGAAGATCTTGCCGCAGAAGAAAACCAGATGACCAAATGGGAGATCTTTGTTGAATATATCTTAAAAAACAAAGTTATTTGGCTACTCTGTTTTGCCAATATCTTCCTTTATATTGTACGTATTGGTATCGACCAGTGGTCAACGGTGTATGCTTATCAGGAATTGGGACAATCAAAAGAAACGGCGATCACCGGTTTTACCCTGTTCGAAGTCGGGGCGTTGGTCGGTACATTAATGTGGGGGTATTTGTCAGACTTGGTGAATGGTCGCCGTGCTCTGGTTGCCTGTGTTTCTTTAGGTTTGATTATTGTTTGTCTTGAATTCTATCAACATGCAACCAGTGAATATATGTACCTGGGATCTCTGTTTGTACTGGGTTTCCTGGTATTTGGCCCACAACTGTTGATCGGTGTGGCTGCAGTTGGTTTTGTACCGAAAAAGGCAATCAGTGTAGCTGATGGTGTCAAAGGCACATTTGCCTACTTAATTGGTGATAGTTTTGCCAAGTTAGGTTTGGGCATGATTGCGGATGGTGTACCTATTTTTGGTCTGACTGGCTGGAAAGGGACGTTTGTTGCACTTGATACTTCTGCATTCATATGCCTTAGTTTGCTTGCTTTTGTCGCGATTGCGGAAGAACAAAAAATCCGGAAAATGAAGAAAGCCCGCTAAGTGATGATTGATATTGATGCTGCCGTTTTTTTTGACCCCGGCAGCATCTTTTCACGCCTTTTTCCAACATCTCATTTTTTATATCTTGCAAACGGCTGATGACAACCTACTGATTGCCATCATGCAGGCTATTGCGAAGCGATATCAATAGGAGTAGTTTATTCCGTTTATTAATCTGCTAACCAATAATGATGATTAAAGTAGCATTAGTTGATGATCATGTTGTTGTACGTTCAGGGTTTGCTCAATTACTGAATTTAGAACCTGATATTGACGTTGTGGGTGAGTTCGGTTCATGTGCCGAAGCCCGGCAAGGATTACCCGGATTGGGCGCAACGGTCTGTATCCTTGATATTTCGATGAAAGACGAAAGTGGATTGTCTCTCCTGAACGATCTCCCCTCAGGTATTAGCTGTATTATGTTGAGTGTGCATGATTCTGCCACTATGGTAGAAAATGCCCTGAGAGCCGGAGCCCGCGGCTACCTCAGTAAGCGTTGTAGTCCGGATGAGTTGGTTCAAGCGGTGCGAACGGCCGCCAATCATGGTTGTTATCTCACACCGGAGATTGTGCTTAATCTGACGTCATCAAAGAGTCATCTGGCACCATTGGAACATCTGACGAAAAGAGAACGACAAGTTGCGCAGATGCTGGCCAGTGGTATGGATGTTAAAGCGGTGGCGGCTGAACTGGGATTAAGCCATAAAACAATCCACGTCCATCGAGCCAATGCGATGAGTAAATTAGGGGTAACGAATAACGTGGGTTTGGCAAATCATTTTGCCATGAGTGATCACTCATGCGTCAATATCTGATTAATTCATTTTGTGGCTGCTTGTTGTTTTCTTGCTGGTGGTTTTGCTTATGGATCATTGCGTACCATTTTGTTAATGATTTTGAGTTGGCTATTTTGTTTTTCCCTTTTGCTTTGCGTCTTGGGATGGCTCTCCATACCCCCAAACGCTATTGGATAACCCTTTACGGTGCCGAATGGGGGCTGACCATTTGCTTAGCGTTCTTAATGGCACAGCCACAATGGTTGACCGTATTAACGGCCAGTATGATCAGTTTCCCGCTTATTGGGTTTGCCAATCATTATTATTGCGGCAGTCAATGGCAGCGATTTGTGATTATGGCCGGTATCATTCTGGCAACATCGATTATTAATGTGGTGGCGATAAGTCACCACAGTTCTGCATTGGGTATCGCATTCCTGGTGAGTTTAACAGGGGGTGTGATGTTAGTTCCTTTGTGTTATCTAATATGGCATTACCTGTTCCAAAATATTTGGCTGCCGCTGACGGCAAGTCTTGCCTCATATCGCCTTCAGTTTCATCTCAAACACGTTATTCTTTATGTTTTATTATTTGTACTGAATATCGTGCTCCAGGTGGGGCTTCCGAATGAATTGCGTTATTTTGCGCCATTTTGTTTAGCTATCCCCATTATCCTATTGGCTTTTCGTTACGGCTGGCAAGGTGCTGTCGTCGGTACGTTGTTGAACAGTATTGCATTGATTGCCGCCCGTAGTGGCGTTTCGCATATCGAAATCACGGATCTCTTGTTATCACTGTTGGTGCAGACAATCACGGGGATCATGTTAGGTCTGGCTGTACAGCGTCAGCGTGATCTCAATGCACAATTAAGGCGTCAACTCGATTGTAATCACAGCCTGTCTCGTCAATTGGTGAAAGCGGAAGAATCGGTAAGACGGGAGATTGCCTGTGAACTGCATGATGAAATTGGTCAGAATATAACAGCCATTCGTACACAAGCCAGTATTATTCAGCGGATAGAAGTGGCGCCGATGAGTGCCAATTGCGCCAAAATGATCGAAGCATTATCACTCAATATTTATGATACGACGAAAGGGCTATTAAGCCGGTTGCGACCTAAGATCCTTGATGATCTCGGCTTGAAAGAAGCGATAGAGCAATTATTGCGGGATATGAAATTTGAGGCGCATGGCATATTAGTGGATGTGCATTGGGCGGAGGATTCGGTTGCCGCGATTGAGCAACTCAGTGATACAACCAAAGTGACATTATATCGTCTTTGTCAGGAAGCGTTGAATAATGCCATGAAATATGCTCAGGCGGATCATATTGAGTTGTATTTTTCTGTTAAAGGTATGATTCATGTTTTGATCAAAGATAATGGTATTGGCTGTAAGGCCGAAGATCATATGAAAGGATTTGGTCTGCGTGGTATGCGTGAACGTGTACAGGCTCTCGGTGGCAAGTTCACCATTAACAGTGAAAAACAACAAGGTGATTCAATCTCGTCGGGGACGGATTTATCCATCATCTTGCCCAAACTTTAAGACACGATCATGACAGTTTCTTCTCCATCCAGCTTATTCAATAACTGCCAATTATCTGATGAAGAAATCAGAGAACGTTATCGTTATTGGCGTTTGCATATTATGTTGAGCCTTTATATCGGGTATGCCGTCTTTTACTTTACCCGGAAAAGTCTTAATTATGCGATGCCTGTTATGATCCCTGATCTTGGTTTTGATAAAGGGGATATTGGTCTGATGGGGACGCTATTTTATATCACATACGGGTGTTCTAAATTCCTGTCCGGCATGATTTCTGATCGTACCAATACACGCTATTTTATGGGCATAGGATTAATTGCGACGGGGATTATTAATATCTTTTTGGGGTTATCCAGTTCGGTTGTGATGTTTATCTTTTTATGGGTATTAAATGCGTGGTTTCAGGGCTGGGGTTCGCCAGCGTGTGCCAAACTACTGACCAGTTGGTATTCGCGCTCAGAGCGTGGTTTTTGGTGGTCGCTCTGGAATACTTCACATCATGTAGGTAGTGCACTGATTGCATTATTGATCAGCTTCTTGACACTACATGTTAGCTGGCGGGAAGGGGTGATTGTGCCCGGCTGTTTAGGCATTTTGGCCGGCCTATTTTTATGTTGGCGATTACGTGATAAGCCGACCACCATGGGATTACCGACTATTGGTCAGTTTCGTCATGATCATTTAGAAAAAATACATGAAAATCAAGGGAGAGGGTTAACAACGCGAGAAATATTGAAAACCTATGTTTTCTGCAATAAATCTATTTGGCTGCTGTCATTCAGTTATGTTTTAGTATACCTCGTTCGAACTGTGATTAATGATTGGGGCAATCTCTATCTGACAGAATATCACCATTATGATTTAGTCAGCGCAAACACAGTCGTCTCACTTTTTGAAGTTGGAGGCTTTGTCGGCTCACTGGTCGCGGGTTGGGGATCTGACAAAGTGTTTGGTGGCAATCGTGGGCCGATGAACCTGATATTTGCTATGGGCATTTTCTTATCCGTCGCGGCGTTATGGTTAATGCCGATGACGGGATTAATTTTTCAATCCATCGGCTTTTTTATCATTGGATTTTTTGTTTTTGGCCCCCAATTATTGATTGGGATGGCGGCTGCGGAATGTTCACATAAAGATTCTGCGGGGGCAGCCACGGGGTTTGTTGGTCTCTTTGCTTATACTGGCGCCGCACTTGCTGGTTATCCTGTTGCCATTATTTTAAAGTATTACCATTGGACGGGGTTATTTATGACGATTTCTGTCTGTGCAGTCATGATAGGCTTGTTATTACTGCCATTTTTGCAAGCTCAGGCTCCTCGGCAGAAGGTGTAGTTCATCTTTAAGACGACAGGGAGATGAGGTGTTACGTGTGATTTTTGTTTTATAAATGTTAAATGCGATCGCGCTATTTTTAAGTTATTCAGGGTTATTATGGTTTATAATAAAAATTCATTGTGTTAGCGGAAGAATAACCCTAAGAGTGTATGTTTGAAATATATTGTTTATGACATGATGTTCAGGTGTAAAACATAGGTAAAATTCATTGTTTGGTTTTCTATGAAAAAAGATGGTTGTAAAAAATCAATGTTTGCCAAAATAGGTGATTTTTGTAAAATAAATAAATGGGGAATATTCAGAAAAGAAATTTTATTTTTTTATTTTTTTTATTGTGTATCTTATTATTGCGGGGGAGTTTAATCTGGTTGAACCGGTGATTAAATATATCGACTATATTATGGCATTATTATTGTTAACGGCTTTTATCAGTATCATTGTTAAGGTGGTTAATTTATTTTATCCTGTAAAAGAAGAATATGAAAACAACAGAGATAAGTATTTAATTGAAAAAACGGGCCTTTCCTCTAAAATACTTGCGTTATTAATTTTAATTTGCTGCGTTATTGTCATTTCTTGTGTGTATATATTTATCACTGATACGGTTACATATCATTTTTCATTAACGTTATTCTTTGCTATGTTTAACAGTTCAATTATCTATTTAATGATAATAATCATTAAGAAAGTTTAATAATATGGTATCGTTTGTTGCAAAATAAGTCATTGACGGTTTTCTGGTAAGAAAGTGTCTGCTGAATTAAATAGCATGGTATAGTACGCCCCTGATTTTCCCTATTCATCGGAATGTTATGTCTTATCAATGTCCTTTATGTCATTCACCATTACTGTTTGCTCACCAGCAACTGGCCAGCCATCAGTGGCGTTGCGAAAACAATCATCAGTTTGATTGTGCAAAAGAAGGGTATGTCAACTTACTGCCTGTTCAGCATAAACGCTCAAAAGAACCCGGGGATAGTGTCGAGATGATGCAAGCGAGAAGGGCGTTTTTGCATTCGGGGCATTATCAGGCGTTGCAGCAAAAAACAATTGAGTTACTCAACAAATATTTGCCTGAAGAGGCTGAAACCATACTGGATATTGGTTGTGGCGAAGGTTATTACACTGCGGCGGTTCAGGAACAGTTGGATCTTCATCGGGATTTGGTGGTATACGGATTGGATGTCGCGAAAGTGGCGGTCCGCTATGGCGCTAAGCGGTATCCTCAGGTTAATTTTTGCGTCGCATCCAGCCATCGGTTGCCATTTGCCGCGCATTCACTGGATGGTATTTTGCGTATTTATGCGCCCTGTAAGCCAACAGAATTAGCCCGGGTCGTGAAAACCGGGGGGATTGTTCTGACCGTGACACCCGGTTTCCGTCATTTGTACCAATTGAAGGAATTAATTTATCAGGAAGTGCATTTACATCCTGAAAATCATGAGCTTTGGGAAGGATTTGAATTAATTTCAACTGACAACCTATCTTATGTGATGTCGCTAAATGGTGAACAAGCTCACCATTTATTGCAGATGACCCCTTTTGCCTGGCGGGCATCAGAAGATGTTAAAGCGCATTTGATAGCGAAAGAACAGTTTAATTGTGAGGCAGATTTCACGTTAAAAGTATATCGACGTATTTGATAACAAGAAGAGTGATGTGCGGCGGGCGATGTACAACCGATCTTGCGTTGCGGCTAATAACGCCGCAACAGGCTGAAGAAAAAGGTGCTCTTTCCAGATCATTGGCATCCATAATCATTTATTTTGCGTACATAAATAATTTAAGATGTTCGAATAATATATTGAAACCAATCGCAATTAAGATTAACCCGCCGACTAGCTCGGCCTTTTTGCCCAAGAGCGGGCCAATATAGCGACCAATGAGTATACCTAATGTGGCCATGATCATGGTGATAAGACCAATTGTCATGGCGGTGTGCAG carries:
- the uhpB gene encoding signal transduction histidine-protein kinase/phosphatase UhpB, coding for MRQYLINSFCGCLLFSCWWFCLWIIAYHFVNDFELAILFFPFALRLGMALHTPKRYWITLYGAEWGLTICLAFLMAQPQWLTVLTASMISFPLIGFANHYYCGSQWQRFVIMAGIILATSIINVVAISHHSSALGIAFLVSLTGGVMLVPLCYLIWHYLFQNIWLPLTASLASYRLQFHLKHVILYVLLFVLNIVLQVGLPNELRYFAPFCLAIPIILLAFRYGWQGAVVGTLLNSIALIAARSGVSHIEITDLLLSLLVQTITGIMLGLAVQRQRDLNAQLRRQLDCNHSLSRQLVKAEESVRREIACELHDEIGQNITAIRTQASIIQRIEVAPMSANCAKMIEALSLNIYDTTKGLLSRLRPKILDDLGLKEAIEQLLRDMKFEAHGILVDVHWAEDSVAAIEQLSDTTKVTLYRLCQEALNNAMKYAQADHIELYFSVKGMIHVLIKDNGIGCKAEDHMKGFGLRGMRERVQALGGKFTINSEKQQGDSISSGTDLSIILPKL
- a CDS encoding MFS transporter yields the protein MTVSSPSSLFNNCQLSDEEIRERYRYWRLHIMLSLYIGYAVFYFTRKSLNYAMPVMIPDLGFDKGDIGLMGTLFYITYGCSKFLSGMISDRTNTRYFMGIGLIATGIINIFLGLSSSVVMFIFLWVLNAWFQGWGSPACAKLLTSWYSRSERGFWWSLWNTSHHVGSALIALLISFLTLHVSWREGVIVPGCLGILAGLFLCWRLRDKPTTMGLPTIGQFRHDHLEKIHENQGRGLTTREILKTYVFCNKSIWLLSFSYVLVYLVRTVINDWGNLYLTEYHHYDLVSANTVVSLFEVGGFVGSLVAGWGSDKVFGGNRGPMNLIFAMGIFLSVAALWLMPMTGLIFQSIGFFIIGFFVFGPQLLIGMAAAECSHKDSAGAATGFVGLFAYTGAALAGYPVAIILKYYHWTGLFMTISVCAVMIGLLLLPFLQAQAPRQKV
- the rlmA gene encoding 23S rRNA (guanine(745)-N(1))-methyltransferase yields the protein MSYQCPLCHSPLLFAHQQLASHQWRCENNHQFDCAKEGYVNLLPVQHKRSKEPGDSVEMMQARRAFLHSGHYQALQQKTIELLNKYLPEEAETILDIGCGEGYYTAAVQEQLDLHRDLVVYGLDVAKVAVRYGAKRYPQVNFCVASSHRLPFAAHSLDGILRIYAPCKPTELARVVKTGGIVLTVTPGFRHLYQLKELIYQEVHLHPENHELWEGFELISTDNLSYVMSLNGEQAHHLLQMTPFAWRASEDVKAHLIAKEQFNCEADFTLKVYRRI